ACTATAACTTTGCCTGTCAGCTGCCCTACCAGTGTCCTTCGTCCTTTGAGGGCCGTCATGGCTGCATCCGGTATATAGCCAAAGTTTTGCTCGTCAGACCCTGGAAACTTGACCAGGCATACACCCAGGGATTCACAGTGCTGAAAATGCTAGATCTGAATTTTGATACTCCTCAGTTGAGGGTAAGTCCCTTCTCTCCCAGTTCGGGGAAAAGAGTTAAGCTTTGGGTTGCCTTATTTCtcataattaaatttgatAGTTGGCTGCACACAGCGAGGGCTACCGTACCTTCTGCTGTGGTCCCTGCAAGACAGATCCGCTCAAGCTGGAGCTTCACCTGCCTCAGGCTGGCTATGTGCCCGGTCAGCGGATTCCCGTCACAGTAGTGGTGGTTAACAACACCTCCGTGGCCGTCTCCGAGTTGCGACTGTGTCTGGTGATGCTGGTGCGATACTACAGCGTCACCCCAGAGCACTCTCGCGTGGAACGCATCATCATTTCGCGAGCCAAAGGCGACTCTGTGCTGAAGCAGTGCACCCGTTCCCTGACCATCGACCTGCCCATTCCATCCACGCCACCTACCTGTGTGGAGCTGAGCAACCTCATCCAGATCGCCTACCAGCTGGAGGTGGAGGCGCTAGTGAAGAGTCTTCGAGAGCAGCAGCTGATGGTGATGCCGGTCACGATTGGCACCATTCCCCTGGCAGTGTCCGGAATGGTGGTGCAGCAGCCCCCCAGGCGCAGTGCTCATTATGAGGGTCCAGTCTCCAGGAGGGATCCACCCGGTGAGCTGCCCCTAGTCGCTGCCTTGGGAAGTGTCCCCAACGATCTGACACCCAGTCCAACGGATGCAGGTTAGTGATAAATTGTTTCCATTATTCCGAAATTACGTGCCCCTGAACTTGTTTCCGATTAATAATATTCTTATCAATccatttatcaaaaaatacgCTGATACGTATCTATTGATTGCGCTAATGCACATGTCAGAAtgccaaaaaaattatttaaatgcaattagAGTGTTTGGCCCATTATGTTCTTATGTTTTATGTGTAATAAATTAAAGCTGAATCAATTTTTTTGCATCGATTagaacattttccaaaaatttaagATGCAAAATCAGAAACCAATTTCGcgtaattttttatgtttagctAGAAAAATACATGAGTGAAATACATATTAAAGCATTGGTGGCCAACAAAAAGCTTTCTTTGCTTGTATACgctttttaaataatgtatgattcatcttttttttaaggcTCTTAAAGGAATATTTTATTCAGATCCAGttgattaataataaatatttggttATATTTGTATTTCCCTAGATCCACCGAAATACGAGGAgtccaaacacacacagaaagGCAACATTAACGAGGAGGAGGTACACGCCTTTGGAGTCAATGAGTTCGCCCCCCTCTACCCGGTCTACAGCATCCCCAGCCCGACGCCTGTGCTTTCGGCCAATGCGCAGAATGCTGGCTTCGTCAACCAAAGCTTTGttaaataaagatttataGCTGAAACTttatacctttttttaaaatgttgccTATAAAATACCATACACTGTTAACTCTTATAAACTGTTATATCCTAAACTTCCTATACATTTTAAAGGCCTAATTATAAGTCTTTTGTAGAAATGGgtataaaattttatgttgCAAAAGGACTAAAATGTTATGTTGCAATAGGACTAAAATGTTATGTTGCAAACGGACTAAAATTTTGTGTTGCAAAAGGACTAACTATAAAATGTTATGTTGCAAAAGGACTAAcagttttgatttttatttttggtataaaACCGTTTACGCATTTTTCTGTTGGCAACATTTTGAAGTTCTCTTACTTTGGGTAAATATTGCTGGATGAAAATGGACTTTGTTCCTCATTTTTTCCTATTCCGTTTAAGCTAAAGGATACACAAAAATTGTTAACAGAACATTTTCCATGTTAGGTACATCGGTTTTGTTGCAGAAGGACTACAATTTTTAACAGTAAGTTTTGATgttggcaacatgttgcttTTGGTAGTCATTTTTTAGATAAACATCCATAGCTAAAAAAAACTACGAAATCAGGtcattgtatttaattttatttttcactttttttaatttgtttaaacaaaaatgataAGTCATAAATCTACCTAGattacaattttattatttaacaaacaatttttttaggGGATAGAAGTTTTAATACTTGGAATATAATggtacaaaaatatttattaaagatcaataggttttaaaaccaaaacattattctgcTTTTACGGTGACGTTCGTTAAAACGCACTTTCCGTCTTTGGAGCTCTTATGTCCCGAAATATCTCCTTATCCCAATACGCCAAGGTATGCGGCCGAATTAAGTTTGTACACAAGTACAAGTATTTTGCGGAAAACGTTTTTCGGGCGTCGAGAGCGGGCATCGTAAATGCTTAAATTTAGCCTCCGGCACGCCCAAAAAGCCATCAACCAGCAGGGACAATTTTCAGGgtggaaaacaaaacacaaagcCACGGACATGTTTAGTTTTTATCATTCGCGCATTTGTTCGCGGACCCGTGCTTACCGGTGACCCCACTTTTCCACCTCCACTCCAGCAGCCTCAATGCACAACTTTCTGTTGGTAATCTCTTCGGATTCAGTCCTCCCGTCCTGCTGCCCTCCAGATCCTGCACATCCACACCTCGATTTTTCCAATTCATTCCAAGTATCGGGTGCTGATGGCGTTGGTGTTGGTGGTATTGGTGATGCTGTCGGTGGTAATGGTGGTTTAAGTGTAAGCGGATCCCGAGCAATTGACACTTGGGAATTAAGCATTGAAAGCATTTTGCCAACTCATAATCCGTCTTTCTTCTAACTAAAAATTCCACCTCAACTCAATTGAGTCCACTTGCCGGTGGCAGCTTAATTGCACTCCCACACGGATTCCAAGAATTCATGTAGAGCCGGAGGAAATACagataaaaatattacattaaataatttatttcataaCCGCCAGAAGCCAAAACCAAGTCAGGGAATCAAACAAcattttggccaattttttgataaattgtGTTAATTAGTTTCTTGTCGAAAAGAGGAGtaagcatttttttgtgtgtggtCACGTAGTATAGACACCGCACCCAGTCGAATCGAGTTGGCCAAATGCGCCGAACTAATGACCGCATTAAGTAATTTCCATTCCCCCCAAATGTCTGCTCAGTCTATTGAGAATCAGGGTCTGAATTCCGGGCAGACTACCCGTCGCATTGGGCGGTTCCTGCATTTAAATGGCTTAGTCAATGGCGTTCTCGTGGTAATTGGCATTTGGCTTCGGCATGTCCGAACGCCAAACAGGGTAAACTAAATGCATAACTAGTTTCGACTTCTTGTTCCGAGTGGATTCTGGATGCTTATTTGCTTGTTGCTGCAGAAACGAATTTTGGTGAAAttgttggttatttttttttacagatagaaaaagtgaaaaacagaaaaaccaAATTAGTAGAGATTAGCCTTCGGCGCGAGGAATGTAAAAACATGCAAATGAGTTTGAATATTGAGCCGAAGCTTGGAATAAACCAAAATTGCCTTGTTTAGATATTTGGAAACATTCGAGTTTTTACGGCTTTGGAAGCAAAAACAAATCCCGAGGCGTTGCTGTTGagacttttattatttaatttatttcggtGTCAGTACAAAAGCCCATTTATTCATGTGTCAAGTGCCTGCAATTGATTCTGCCGCCCGCCTGCCTTGATTGCGCTCCTAATGGATTATAGATAATGCCGATATACGTGCCACACAGATAGACATGTTTAGCCCGATTTGCTGGCCAATGTTGTACATTATGGTCCGCCTCCCGACCATGGGAGGTAGCATCACCAAATAGACCAAACCCAACCGAAATTAGCATTTTTTGTGGATTCGATTTTCCCGCttcgtttattttttcttggttaggttgtttttttggcttttgccGTGGGCTACGATTTTTCCTATGGCTTTGCCCTCGTAGTGGAAgctgtttctgttgcttttgccgttttggtttctgttttctttttctggtGAAACGCAacgtgttttttgtttatcctCAACGGTTTGCACCTTTGCCCCAGTTGCCTGCCTGTCTTTGGCACgacgagtgtgtgtgtgtgagggtgCTTTGCGGCTTTCACGGGCATTTCATCGATGGTTGCTTCCAGCTAACCCGCCCAGAACCACCGGAAGGAGCCACCACCGCCCACCAAACCACTCGAGCTTCCTTCAGCTACATTGTGGTGGCGCCAGCTCTTCTGACAAACAATCGCAAGTGAATTTCCCCCAGATGCCAACGAATTTCAGCCGCTTTGACGGCAGCAATCTGGGAGGTTCTTGTCCTTGTGTTCGGAGTCCTTGTTTGCAATCGACAGCCGCCGGTATTTGATTTCGAGTCAAGCAATAAAGATGATTGGGCACTTGTGATTAGTGACGGAAAAGCAATTCCCCCACAACTAAGAAAGCCTCAAAAATTGCTTCTCCAAATGGTCTTTCTTTCACTTCGATTGGAGCTTGTGGAGCATTATTTCAGACAACTTTCAAGGCTATTCTCATTACGGCTTCATTAACAGGCAGCTCGTTGCTCGGTCGCATGCTCTCTATAAACCAGAAAGTTTACCCAATTCTGGCTAATGGCAAAAACTCATCACGCTCCTTTGGGagccaaaactaaaaactttaTTGTCACTTGTACGAAATGGAAGAAATCCAGACACCCATACCTTCCTGTACAAAAATGGGAATTGACAAGATTTAAGCCCGGTCTGACTGAAGTTTTGTGTCGACAGTCTAAGCCACTTTTCCGAGATGCAGCGACAACAACCAAATGCAACCAAAACTTTTCCAGTTTCTCACTAGTTtctttaccaaaaaaaaagcagtaAAGTACATTATATTGCACTGAGAGTAGCAACTTCCGTTCAATAGACAGAAGGTAGCAACTTTCAGgcaaaatattaacaaaatgAGGTTGCAAAAAAGAGGTAATAGAGTGCATCAATGAAAgcttattttaataatttaaggcCGTTTTACTTTGGTTATATATTACTTAAGTAtcacaatttttttcaaaaaaaccaaagtggtTGAAGGAAAAGTTAAAGtggcttttatatttttcttgcatttatttttcttgatgcAGCTATCTTAGTTCCGTCTTCGTTTACTCCCAACACACATGCTCTCGGTGTCAGAAAGTTGGTTAGCCCAGTCAAGTCAAGTCAATGACTGACTGAAAATCAAATCTGGTGTAACGCACAGACACTCTGGATCCATTGAGAGGCTGTCGGCTGTTGAAAAGAGTCCGGGTCGGTGCTCGgaaaatttcataaatcaAAGTGCCGCCCAAGAGGTAGACCAGGACCAAGAGGCATGCATTGGGAGGATCCAAGGAACAGCAGGATTCAATGCACGGTACTGTAATTGCTTTATGCTCTGGAGCGTGATGCGGTCAACTCAACAACGGAACGTGAGCTAGTCATTTTTGAAATGGCCCAGAAACAGGCAAGACCTTCTTCTCCTACTCCCGACTCCCAAATATCTTTGCTGCTTTACACACATTTAGTGAAATGGAAAAGTTGAAAAGTTTTACGATATTTTTTGGTTAGCTGGATATCCGATGCGTGGCTTAAGGTTATGGCAATACAGGCTGAGGGCAGCAGCAAGTTTCTCTTGCCAGCTAAAAATCACCGGAGCTTAAAAGTTGTACGTACCTTGTCGCATTGAGGTCAAACGGCAAGGATATTTTATCTCAAAACTTGCGGACAACTATGTCCGCTTTATGATACATACTCCGACCCACCGGAGGGGTtatcgatttattaaaaatgaacAAGACTCGAGAATCAGATGGGAAATATACTTTAAAACTAGATTATTAAAGGTATGCTTTTCAGATTTTTAAAATCCATCAAATTGCATGGCTTGGAGCAATAAATTAGGAGCATGGCATGGAGCTGCCCCTGCAACTCCACCGCCTCTTTGGCTTTTATGTGGGTCCTAAAAAAATGATGTACAAGCGGATGATAAAAAGAAGATTGCAAAACATCAACCGAAACACCTCTGGCCAGAGTGCATCGCACTCGAATGTCAAAGCTAATAAGCAGCTTCAACTTCGGCGGCAAATACGAGTATTTTCCTCGCGGGACGAGACTGGCTTTTTTGCTGTCGCTTCTATTTCGTGGCAGATTTATGGGAGAATATAAAGCACAGGTGTGTTGACGTTGAGGTTAGGCAGGTGGCAAAAGTTTAGTGCCCACATGTGGATGTGTTTTTCactgtgtttgtttgttgctcACTTTTTAGCCAGCTCCTTTGGGCAACGAAGAGAAGAACTGCATATACCATGGTACCGTGGCATGCCATGCCATGCGGCTGCTTCTAATTAATGAAAGACTTTCCTTTGCCTTTTCTGCCACTGTCGATGCATAAAGAAATTTtgctaattaaaaataatcgcAATGGCAAGGCTGCACGAGCTGCACTAGCTGCACGGGTTGCACTGCAACTTTGTCTTTCGTCCGGAATCCGGATGGAAAACCCTTTCCAGCCACCCTGCCAGCCGTGTTTCCTGTTCAGTGAAATTCCCCTGAGCAGGTGGCCATTCTTTGTGATTATTTTAACAACTTGGCCATGTTGCTGCATTCGCGCTGAAAAGCCAGTAAAAGCGATTCTGGCCATTGTCATGAAGTCGTACAAATTGCTAGCGGGCTGCAAGTAATTGTCGCTCTGGCTCGTTGGCGGAGGATTTGGATTTTCGTATTTTGGAATTCGGATTTGGCGGCTTTGACTGGCAACATCATTAAATGTTTATATAATGGAATTACTGTGATTTGTTCCAAGCGGAAGATTTATTATCGCTATGCCATTTTCCAGGCGAAAAAATCGCACAGGCTTTGCGTTCCGCTTCCCTGATGACAGAGTGCAGCCAGACGGCGATGGTTTTCATTTTCTGACACAATCGGGGTCGTTTACATAAACACTTCTGAAATTTATTGCTGTCGGCTACGTGTGGGTTCGTATGACTGTGTCTGTCAATGGGAAAAGTttatgcatttaatttgttcaaaATTTGCTTACAACTCAAATTGAATTAACCTGATGACTCAGTGGAATGTGAGACCTGCTCCCCCGTCGGAATTCTACCCACAAACTTCTCAAATATATGGCATTTAGCATCTGCATTTAACGAGTGGCGAAATCCTTTACCGAAACATCTGAACTGTTGGGTTGCATGATGTTAGTCCTTCGGAATTCGCCATATGCCAACTCATTTGCATTTAAAGTTTTCCCCCATATCCCTGTCAGAAGTTTTGCTGTAAACATATGCTCGAAACACTATTAGGTCTTcatcaaattaaaatatgcTTTCCCCGCTGTGAATAATGGCTGCAGCCATGGTTGAAATTAATTGCCTGCAAAACTATACAAAAGTCATCTTCATGCTCCTTCAGCTCGAGGAGGTGCACAATTTCTGCAGttatcaaataaattaaaagttgaCCAAGGACCTAGAAACAAAAGGAGGAAGCTGAAGCTGGAAAATCTCTTAAGTCTCAGTTGAGTTGTTCAAACCGCTGGGcgagtgtgtgttttgtgGGTGGGTTATTTCCCGTCCAGTGTTTGGGCTGTGTGTGCCAGTTTGACAGAGATTATATCAGGATTGTTGGATTTGGGGGACATTGAAGTGAAAGCTTAAAATGAATTTGTCtgacaaaataaaataccCATGCATAAGTGAAATTGTTTTACTTTGCCGAAGGATCAGTAAGTGGCAAAGAGATGTTctatataattaaaaacaaaaaaataggatATGTCAAGAGTAAATATAATTCCTTAATGGACTTTAAAATCAGTTTTCGGCTCAAAAAATTGAGCTTTGCTCTCATGTCAGATCTGCGTGTAATTACACATGTAATCCAATAGCTCATGTTATTTTATGTTGTTTACATTCCCATTGACCATCCACATTTTTATTGATCAGCGCTTAAGTCATTAATGTCATTGGCAAATGTGGCTGGAAATTTCTAGAAAATAAATTGAGCAAAGCCTCCAATTAAAgccacaaaaatatatgtttgcTGACGATGTTTCCGCATTTTTGCGCCAATGTTGGATATTTTCCATCGGTCTACCCATTTATTAGGCTTGTGGTGTGTCATCGAATTTGATCAACTAAATTTGCCACTTTCTGATTTGGTGGACCAGTGGCAGATTCCCCCCGGTGGCAGATTGGGTTTGCATTTAATACCTTTTACGTGTCCGTTTTGCTAATTAACGTCCAACGACGGGACGGCCAgggtaataaattggatttgcTGTTAACATTTTAGTCAGTGTTTTGTCATTACGCGCCGTGGGGATTTGTTGTCACTTCTGTGGCAGCCGGTGTTTGTCAAAATGccaagaaaaaataaacataaatctgGGCGCCTTTAAAGGGAATTGGCTCACTGGCTTTAACGGCCCGGGTGCGTGCTGGAACTTTGGCCAAGAATCGGCCAAGACTTGGTAACCAATAACGCCCAATGTTCATAAATAGTTCATTGCATTTCCATTAGGCACTTTGTGCGAATCCGCACCGGGCCGTTCATTGACCTAATGTGTGCAATTCATTATGTGCAATTAGAGTTCAATTCAGAGGCGATGCCTGGTCGAAGTTCAAGGATCGTCTAGGCCAGCCTCTCGAGGCCATAATATATCATTAATGGCCTCTACTCTCGGTGCGGCAGCCTTTTGCCGTTGCCGTTTGTCCTTACCCTTACCCACTGCCAAGGAAACAGAAAAGTGTAACAATAATGGGCTCGTTTGTTTTCATTGCACACGTGCCAGAGCCCTGGCTTTGGTTAAATGTGCTCTTAATAGACACAACATTTGCGGCCGTGTTTTTGCTGGGCAAACATTTGGTCAGGTCTCCAGCTGTAGGCCAGCGAATCTTTTTCAGGCCTTCTCCCCTTTCGTGGGCCACTTTAGTGGTTCGCATGATGGCGGCTCAGTTTCGTCATCGAGGGccagaaaatgaaattaaacgCGCGAATGCATATTTAATGGTGCAAAAATGTGTGGAATAATTTTGAAGCAGATTTTAACAAACTACCTAGTACGTTAGcttaaaaaagtattattatttttaaagcaaataattattttataataaaacttttatacataaaaaaaggTAAGAGTTGAGTCGATTTTCAGAAAATAAACTTATAAGTAAGAATACGGTTTTTGCGGGGTATTCTATAGTCTACTCCCATTTGATACTCACATACTTCAGGAATATTTTTGAACCACGCGTATCCTTTACCATAATTGCATGCATATTGCTTTCATTAATTGTATGCGATATTTTTACAgagattttttgttattattcaCTGCTTCGATTTGCCATCCTGATTGctgaattaaaaaattaatgaatgaatTTTGAAATGCCAATGTGAATTGCTGTGTAAATAAAATCCCGCAGTCGCATTGCAGGCACTCACGTATAGGAACGATATTCTCTGtcattttcattattattaattaacacTAGCGGCATTAAAGCAATCTTCGCTGAATGATGAATTTACTGTTGACACTGGAAACTATAGtgcatatttattttggcATTAATTGTGGCATAAATGTTATTCAACGAAAGTAAGCTGTTTAAAATTATTCACACACAATTTGTACGACACTGAAATATTCTTAGACTCTAAAATGGAACTGATGGGACTTATGGACGGAAGTGGATCCAATGTAACTGTAGCATCAAGTGCATCGCGTCTTGAGCCAATCCCGATAGTCGAAATATCTAATAATAAAACATCGGCGGCAGATATCCTGCGAGGAAAGAAGATACCCATCACTCGGCTGACTCCGGAATCATTGGCCAAGGCCAAGAGTCACACGAAGAAGGTGGAAACTTTGCTCAAAAAGGACCAATCTGAATCGTTAATATCCCTACGGAGACCGAGCGATCAATTTCAGAGCTCTCTGGTCGAAGCACTGGGCCCTTTTATGTATCTGAAGAAGAATGACGATGCTGCCGATGTCAGTACTCATCCCAGTTACAATATTATGAAATTCAAGTACGTATTATAAAGACATATAAGTATAATATCAATCCATAAACTTTCTAGACACTTAAATTCCTACGTCAAGTATTTGGATTCCAAGGAGAAATATGACAAGCAGTTTATGCGCGAAATGGAACACCTTATTGAAAGTCAGCGCAATATCTGCGATCAATACTTCCTGAAGAAGTGAGCTCAAATTGTGAAAGGAAGTCATAAAATAATCGTTTCTTTTCAGAATTCTCTGCTATAACACACGCTGGCCTCCGTTGCACACAAAACGGGAGCTGAACgtttttgtcaaaaaattttttcagctTCCTCCCAAGGCTAAGGCTCGCGTCGAATATCTCATGAAAACTGATTTAAGTCTGGGGAACTAGAGTCcgcaaaaattgcaaaaacaaTTGTGCTATTTATTTCATTCGAAAATGGTTTAATTAGCACACTTGTTTTTGCAATCAAGCTAGCCATTTTCCAGCTAATTAC
The Drosophila bipectinata strain 14024-0381.07 chromosome 3R, DbipHiC1v2, whole genome shotgun sequence DNA segment above includes these coding regions:
- the LOC108130337 gene encoding arrestin domain-containing protein 17; translation: MVVTCEISFDNNRHGTFYAGQLVSGCVTLKCDRPKEVQAVLLKVVGYSITKWSEKSLGSTKLYAGREDYLSSNTYLVGSEQSEYENKSWPGPLIYFYLLLDNNRHTIQAGVHNYNFACQLPYQCPSSFEGRHGCIRYIAKVLLVRPWKLDQAYTQGFTVLKMLDLNFDTPQLRLAAHSEGYRTFCCGPCKTDPLKLELHLPQAGYVPGQRIPVTVVVVNNTSVAVSELRLCLVMLVRYYSVTPEHSRVERIIISRAKGDSVLKQCTRSLTIDLPIPSTPPTCVELSNLIQIAYQLEVEALVKSLREQQLMVMPVTIGTIPLAVSGMVVQQPPRRSAHYEGPVSRRDPPGELPLVAALGSVPNDLTPSPTDADPPKYEESKHTQKGNINEEEVHAFGVNEFAPLYPVYSIPSPTPVLSANAQNAGFVNQSFVK
- the LOC108130433 gene encoding uncharacterized protein isoform X2, with amino-acid sequence MLFNENSKMELMGLMDGSGSNVTVASSASRLEPIPIVEISNNKTSAADILRGKKIPITRLTPESLAKAKSHTKKVETLLKKDQSESLISLRRPSDQFQSSLVEALGPFMYLKKNDDAADVSTHPSYNIMKFNIWIPRRNMTSSLCAKWNTLLKVSAISAINTS
- the LOC108130433 gene encoding uncharacterized protein isoform X1; amino-acid sequence: MLFNENSKMELMGLMDGSGSNVTVASSASRLEPIPIVEISNNKTSAADILRGKKIPITRLTPESLAKAKSHTKKVETLLKKDQSESLISLRRPSDQFQSSLVEALGPFMYLKKNDDAADVSTHPSYNIMKFKHLNSYVKYLDSKEKYDKQFMREMEHLIESQRNICDQYFLKKILCYNTRWPPLHTKRELNVFVKKFFQLPPKAKARVEYLMKTDLSLGN